The sequence GCCGTTGTGGTCCGAGCCGCGCGCCGAGTTGAAGCGGTCGCCACGGGCCGTGCGCGAGAACTCGCTGCCCAGCACCACCAGCGTGTGGTCCCAGTAGGTGCCGCCGTCGGGGTGCGTCATGCGCGGCAGCACGTGGATGAGCGCCGAGATGAGGTGGTTGAGCGCTTCCATGGAGCCGGGCAGGCGGTCCTGCTCGCCCGAGTGGTAGTCGTAGCCGCCCTGGTCCAGGTAGACGGCCGGGCAGCCGAAGCGGAACAGGCGCAACGCGAGGCGGATCTCACGCGCCGACGAGCTGGTGCCGAACAGCATCTGCAGCTCGGTGTTGGAGATGCCGTCCACCACGTCCATGGTGGGGCGGTCGGTGGCCAACAGCGGGTCGGCGAAGATCGCCGAGTAGGCGGCCGTGGCGGCGCGCGACTGCACGTAGGCGTCCACGCGGGCGCGCTGCATGCGGTGCTGACGGTCGCGCATGCGCGCGTCGGTGGCGGTCACCATGGGCGCGCCCCAATCCGGGATGGCACCCGAGGCCGAGGCGGCGAAGCGGTCGAACGACCCTCCGCTGAGCACGGGCGGGCGGTGAGGAGCGAACTCACCCAAGCCGCGCGCCATGGCCGCGCTTCCCATGACGAAGGGCGGCAGGATGACGTTGCCCTCGGCCAGCGCCGCGGCGTAGCGGTCCGCCAGACCCAAGTTGATGCGCGTGAAGAACCCGGCGGAGCCGTTCACGTAGCCGGTGAGGTAGCGCTCGAGCCCGGTGGTGTGGTTTCCGTCGGCGTAGCCGGCGAGCGGCTCGTGGTCCACGGTGGGCATGACCGTGATGCGGTCCGCTAGCTGGTGCACGGGCAGCATGCCCGCCGCCGTGCGGTTCGCGTCCAGGAAGCCCGCGCGCATGAGCAGGTTGCTGACGCCCCACTCCACGCCGGCGGGCACGCCGGAGGCGGTGCCGAACGGGTTGTACGCGCCCGACACGTCGGCGTTGAACGCCGTGGGGAAGCGGAAGCCGCCAGCGAGGCGAATGTAGAGCAGGTGCTTGATGGTGCCCTGCCCGCCGGTCTGAGCGACCGCGCGGTTGGGGATGAAGAGGTGCGGCGCGGTGCTGGCGGCGAGGCCGGCGGCGCTCGCCTTGAGGAAGCCGCGGCGGCTCAGTCCGAAGGTGCTCTTGGGCGATGTTGGCTTGCGGTTCGTCATGACAACCTCAGTAGAAGAGCATCTCGCTGCTGGAGAGGAGGGCGTAACAGAGGACTCGCGCGAAGGTCTCCGCGTCGCAGGGCTGCGGCACGCACGCCGCTCCGCCCACGCGGGCCATGTCGCGCTCCTCGGTGGTGGCGGCGCGACCGAAGTACGTGCGCACCTGGTACTCGACGACCTCCTCGGCGACGGTGTCGTCCAGCGCGCGGTTCGCCGCGATGGTCTCCGGGAGGATGCGCGCGGCGTCCACGGCGGCCTCGGAGGCGCCACCCGGGTTGCACATCTCCGCCACGAACGACTCCTGCGTGGCGGTGTTGAGGATGCTGACGGCCTGGAACCGGGTGGTCACCTGGTTGTCCGGGCAGCCGCCCAGCGTACGCGCCACGTCACGGTAGCGGTCGTCCACGCGGCCTTCGTCATTGAAGGTCCACTCCGAGTTGGCCAGCACGTCCACCCCGTTGACGCCTGCCTGCATGAGGTCGCCGGTGTTGGGGATGCGCCGGTCGCAGGCGCCGATGTCGCTGCTGCCGAAGCGCGCCAGGGTGTCCAGCCAGATCTGGGAGTCCACCTGCTTGAGCGGCCCGTAGGTCCACTCCGGTGGGTTCAGGTCATCGCCGCACACGTCGTCGCCACACTCGGACGACTGACGATAGAGCTGCGAGGTGACCACCAAGTAGTGGATGCTGCGGATGTCGCCGCCGTGCGCGAACAGGTACTCCACGAGGGGCTGCAGCACCGAGGGCGTGTAGAACGCCAGGTTGTAGCCGAGGTACTGGTGGAGGACGTCGGCCACGGCGTGCTCCCACGCCTCGCTCTGCACCGACAAGATGCGCCCCGGCGTCTGAAGCAGGCGCCACTCCTCTTCGGTGAGGTTCTCGGACCACGTGCGCCCATTGGTGGCGCGGAAGTCCGGCTGCAGGATGACCTGGTTGAAGCCCCACAGGAGGCTGGTGCACTGGCCGGCCGTGTTCGGGTCCACGTTGCCCTGTTCGTCCACGCACGCGTGTGACACGAAGGCGTCCGGGAAGCGCATCCCTAGCTGCGGGTGGTCGATGTAGTGGTTGTCCCAGAGCCGGTAGAGCTTGGCCATGTCGGCGCGCTCGTTGTCGAACGGCGGGCGGCCCAGGAAGAGCGTGAACAGCGCCTCGGCGCGGTCGGCGGCGCTGTCGAAGCGGCGCGTCAGCACGGGGTGCGCGCTCAGCACTTCCACCAGCTCGTCGTACCGGATGAGGCCGCTGTAGGCCTTGCCCACGGTCTCGTCGGCGTCGTAGATGCGCTCGAAGTTGACGCTGATGTTGTCGTAGCGCAGCCGGTCGGCCCAACGCATCTGGTTGACGCGCACGAACTCGGGAGAGGAGACGAGCCGGAGGGCCACCTCGCTGGCCGGGCGGCCCAAGCAGCTGCGCTCGATCTCGAACAGCGTGGGAAAGAAGCCCGCCAGGTCCACGTACATGCGCCGGCAGGCCTCGGTCTCGTCCACGGGGCGCGTGTCCAGGCCGGCACCCCAGAGGTGCGGGCACATGGCCTCGTCCAGCGGGTTCTCGAACGTCTGCGCGGCGCAGTGCGCCTGGCAAGCAGCCCCGCACGATCGCCAATCGGCAATCTGGCCCACATCGAGAGCCCGGGCGGCGTTGTCCGCGCCGGCGCCACCCGTGAAGGTGTCGTTCAGCGGGTTGTCGCGCCCCACGTACTGACCCGGCCCGCGAGCCGGGGTCTCGGCAGAGAAGCCCCCGTCTCCGGCGCAAGCGCTCAGGGCCAAGGGGAACAACACAGCGGCGACCGCAGTTAGGGCGGAGCGACCAGAGAGGCAGTGATGGCTGCGGGACTGGGAAGGTTCCATACGGTCTCCGTGGGGGGCGGGATGCGATCGCTGAGGCGCGAGGGCCGAGTTACCGCACCACTACACAGACTAGAGAGGTCGGGGTGACTTCGCAATAGGTGTTGCGGCCGGACGATTTGGGTACACTCGCGGCCATGAGTCGCACGCACCCCCTCCGCCTCAGCGCACTTTTCACTACATTACTGGCACTTGCCGGGGCGATCGCCCCCGCCCCGGTGCTGGCCGACGAGCCTGCGGCGGACCCCGCCACAGAGCCCCCGGCACCCCGGCCCCGGCGTTCCAGTGAGGGTGAAGATGCCCCGAACGCGTTCGTCCTCGAGGGGGCCATGCGCATCGATGTGCAGCGCCTCGACCGCTACGATCGCGTCAATCGGCTCGTGGAAGACGAGTCCGACTCGGGACGCGAGCTGGGCGGATCGCTCTACCTGGGCCTCATGTTCGGCATGCGCGACAACCTCCGCGTGGGCGGTGGCTTCGGGTGGGGTGGCTCCCTCGCCGTGGACCCCGAGGGGGGCGACGCGATCGGGATGGGGCAGCTGCTGTTCCTCGACGTTCGCCTCGACGTGCTCCTGCCGGTGAAGCGCGACCTCTTCATCATCCTCACGCCCAGCGTGGGCGCGTCCATCATCGCGCCGGGGGATGAGCTCCGCGAGGTCATCAACATGAGCCGCAACGGCGGCTTCAACACTTGGCGCGGGCCGCGCCTGGGCCTGATGGTAGGCGCCGACGCGGGTGTCCGCTGGGAAGCGGCCAGCTGGTTCGCGCTACGCGGGACCCTCGGGTATCTGTGGTCGTGGTCGCCCCTGCTGCGCTCGTCCGCCGAGTCCAGCTTCGCCACGGCGGAGCGCGAGTGGACGCTCACCGCTCATCGCCTCCGCATCGCCATCGGCGCCGAGGTGACCTTCTGATGCGCGCGTGGGCCCCCCACCTGATCGCTGCGCTGATGTCCACGAGCACGCTGTTCAGCACAGCGTGCACGCCCTCCGTGGGGGTGTGCGACGACCTCGGCGAGCAGCTCGTCGTCGATGGCGAGGGCCGCATCATGTACGCCGGCCAGGCGCTGGTGAACGGCTCGTGCGGTGCCGGGCGCTGCCACAGCGACGCCGCCGAGGGCGAGCAGCGTGAGGGGGTGCCCGCCGGGCTCGACTTCGACTTGCCCGTGGGCACCGTGGACTCCCTGGGCCGTCCGGACGAAGACTTCATCGCCCGCCTGGGCGAGAACTACGCCACCGTCAGCGGGCACCGCTCGGCCATGTGGCGCGAGGTGCACCGCGGCACCATGCCGCCGCTGGACGAAGACCTCTCCGGCACGGCGCCCGGCGGCTACCGCTACGTGGAGTTCGAGCTCGGCCGGTGCACCTTCGGCGAGCCCCTCGAGGCCGTCAACACCGCTGCCGGGCGGCGCGCTCTGCGCTCCTGGATTGCCTGTGGCGCGCCCGTGACAGAGGCCTCCGACCCGGCGTTGGCGCGCATCAACGAGGGCGAGCTCGGCCTGCGAACGCCCGTCTGTGAGGACGACGGGAACGCCACGGGCGACCTCTTCACGCGCGTGCACGAGGACGTGCTGGCCGTGGGCTGCGTCATCGGCTGCCACACCCCCGGCGGGACCAACGAGGAGTTCGACCTGACCACTCCCGCGCTGGCTTACATGGCGCTCACCAACCCGAACCACGACACCGGCATCGCCGTGGACGACTGCAACACGGACATCGCGGACCAGCTGGTGGACACCGCCAACCCCGACCAGAGCTACCTGCTGCACAAGCTGGCCGACGCGACCATCCCCGAGAGCGCTCGGCCCGTCTGTGGGCGCGTGATGCCCAGCGGTCAGCCGCGGCTCACGCGCGGCACCGCCCTGGTGCGTGCTTGGATCGAAGCCGGGGCCCCGCCGCCGGCGCCGTGATCGCGATCAAGTCATTCGCCATTCCCGAGCGAAACTGGGTTGAAATAATCACGAAACACGTCGGTCAGCGGCGTGTCATCGTGGCGTCGCGGAGCCACCCTCGAGGGCGGCTTCGCGCTTGAATTCAAGGGGCCTCCGGAGATGCTGCCGCGCGTGCGAAGAAAGCTTGCGCGGGCACACGGGTGAATCTAGCCTGCAACCATGGATTCGGCGCGCTGCTTCGACGAGATGCTCGGTCAGGGTGACACGACGCGAGGGCCCTACGCGGACTACAAGGCCTGGTTCGACGAGGAGGAGACGGCCCGCCTGCTGCAGCGTTCGGCGGACGCAGAAGCCTTCTTCCGGCGCACGGGAATCACGTTTAACGTGTACGGCGACGAGGACGCCGCCGAGCGTTTGATTCCGTTCGATATCATCCCGCGGATCATCTCCGACAGGGAGTGGACGCGGCTGTCCAAGGGCATCGAGCAGCGCGTCCGCGCCATCAACGCGTTCTTGCACGACATCTACCACCGCCAGGAGATCCTGCGCGCCGGCCGCATCCCGGCGCGCCTCATCGAGCAGAACGAGGCGTTCCTGCCCGAGATGGTGGGGGCCACGCCGCCCGCCAACGTCTACACGCACATCGTGGGCGTGGACATCGTGCGCACCGCCGAAGACGAGTTCTTCGTGCTGGAAGACAACGCGCGCACGCCCTCGGGTGTCTCGTACATGCTCGAGAACCGCGAGACCATGCTGCAGATGTTCCCGGAGCTCTTCGCGCGCCAGAAGGTGCGGCCGGTGGGGGACTACCCCAAGCACTTGCGCCGCTCCCTGGCGGCCTGTGCGCCGGCGGGCTGCGAAGGCCGCCCCGTGGTGGCGGTGCTCACGCCCGGCATCCACAACTCGGCATACTTCGAGCACTCCTTCCTGGCGGACCAGATGGGCGCCGAGCTGGTGGAGGGCCACGATCTGCGGGTGGTGGACGGCCGTGTGGCCATGCGCACCACGCGCGGTTACAAGCCCATCGACGTGCTCTACCGGCGTGTAGACGATGCCTTCCTGGACCCGCTCACCTTCCGGCCGGACTCGGTCATCGGGGTCTCGGGCATCATGGACGTCTACCGCGCGGGCCGCGTCACCATCGCCAACGCGCCCGGCACCGGCATCGCCGACGACAAGGCCATCTACTCCTACATGCCCGAGATCGTGCAGTTCTACACGGGCGAGCAGGCCATCTTGAAGAACGTGCCCACGTGGCGCTGCTCGGAGCCCGAGTCGCTGACCTACGTCATCGAGCACCTGGCCGAGCTCGTGGTGAAAGAGGTCCACGGGTCGGGCGGCTACGGCATGCTGGTGGGGCCCGCCGCCAGCCGGAAGGAGCTGCAAGCCTTCCAGTCCAAGCTCAAGTCCAACCCGGGCAACTACATCGCGCAGCCCACGCTCTCGCTGTCCACGGTGCCCATCCTCACGCGCGCGGGCCTGGCGCCGCGCCACGTGGACCTGCGCCCGTTCGTGCTGGTGTCCCCGAACAAGATCTACATCACGCCTGGCGGGCTCACGCGGGTCGCCCTCAAGAAGGGCTCCCTGGTGGTCAATTCGAGCCAAGGCGGCGGCACCAAAGACACTTGGGTGCTGGAGGAATAGCGCGGATGCTTGGAAAGACGGCTGGTGGCCTGTTCTGGATGTTTCGCTACCTCGAGCGCGCCGAAAACACGGCTCGCCTCGTGGATGCGGGCCTGCGCATCGCGCTCACGCGCTCCTCGTCGGAAGAAGACGAGTGGGCGTCCATCGTGGCCACGTCGGGCGTGCGCGACGCCTATTTGGACCGCCACAAGGCCTTCGACGCCGAGCGCGTGGTGGACTTCCTGCTGCGCGAGCAGGAGAACCCGTCCAGCGTGCTGTCGGCCATGGAGGGCGCGCGCACCAACGCGCGGCTCGTCCGCACGGCGCTCACCCGGGAGGTGTGGGAGGCCACCAACGAAGGCTGGATGACCATCCGCGACCGGCTGGCCGAGCCGGCCGAGAGTCGTGACCTGCCGCGCATCCTGGACACCATCCGCCAGCAGACGGCGCTGGTGCGCGGGACCATGCACGGCACCATGCTGCGCAACGACATCTACGACTTCGCGCGCATCGGCACCTACTTGGAGCGCGCCGACAACACCGCCCGCATCCTGGACGTGAAGTACTACGTGCTGCTGCCCTCGGCGGCCAGCATCGGGTCCTCGCTCGACAACGTTCAGTGGGAGACCATCCTGCGCTGCGTGTCGGCCCAGCGGGCTTATCACTGGCTCAACCAGGGCGACGTCAACCCACAGAGCATCGCGGACTTCCTCATCCTGGACCGGCGCATGCCGCGCTCACTCGCCTTCTGCTACGACCAGCTGGTGGACAACCTCGCCCGACTGTCCGAGGGCTACGGAGTCGAGTATCCCAGCCTCGGCGTGGCCCAGCGCACCCGCAAAGACCTCAAGGGCCAGCGCATCGAGACCATCTTCGAGGCCGGGCTGCACGAGTTCATCGAGCGCTTCGTCGACCGCAACAACGCCCTCGGCCTCGAGATCGAGCGCGACTTCCGCTTCTACGAGTAGGATCGTCCCCCCCCGCGACCATGCGCCTCACCATCTCCCACACGACCCACTACAAGTACGACGCGCCCGTGCGCTATGGCCTCTCCCGCTTGCGCCTCACCCCGACCAGCGACGCGTGCCAGACCGTCCTGTCCTGGAAGACCGAGATCGTGGGCGGCAAGAAGGAGGTGGGGTACTTCGACCAGT comes from Sandaracinaceae bacterium and encodes:
- a CDS encoding DUF1501 domain-containing protein codes for the protein MTNRKPTSPKSTFGLSRRGFLKASAAGLAASTAPHLFIPNRAVAQTGGQGTIKHLLYIRLAGGFRFPTAFNADVSGAYNPFGTASGVPAGVEWGVSNLLMRAGFLDANRTAAGMLPVHQLADRITVMPTVDHEPLAGYADGNHTTGLERYLTGYVNGSAGFFTRINLGLADRYAAALAEGNVILPPFVMGSAAMARGLGEFAPHRPPVLSGGSFDRFAASASGAIPDWGAPMVTATDARMRDRQHRMQRARVDAYVQSRAATAAYSAIFADPLLATDRPTMDVVDGISNTELQMLFGTSSSAREIRLALRLFRFGCPAVYLDQGGYDYHSGEQDRLPGSMEALNHLISALIHVLPRMTHPDGGTYWDHTLVVLGSEFSRTARGDRFNSARGSDHNGDNSTRWMSMPFFGGPVSGGRVVGATTARDDLRAEGTVYSYRGLLNTLMDGLGCDPEVFFPADVVVPDLFG
- a CDS encoding circularly permuted type 2 ATP-grasp protein — encoded protein: MDSARCFDEMLGQGDTTRGPYADYKAWFDEEETARLLQRSADAEAFFRRTGITFNVYGDEDAAERLIPFDIIPRIISDREWTRLSKGIEQRVRAINAFLHDIYHRQEILRAGRIPARLIEQNEAFLPEMVGATPPANVYTHIVGVDIVRTAEDEFFVLEDNARTPSGVSYMLENRETMLQMFPELFARQKVRPVGDYPKHLRRSLAACAPAGCEGRPVVAVLTPGIHNSAYFEHSFLADQMGAELVEGHDLRVVDGRVAMRTTRGYKPIDVLYRRVDDAFLDPLTFRPDSVIGVSGIMDVYRAGRVTIANAPGTGIADDKAIYSYMPEIVQFYTGEQAILKNVPTWRCSEPESLTYVIEHLAELVVKEVHGSGGYGMLVGPAASRKELQAFQSKLKSNPGNYIAQPTLSLSTVPILTRAGLAPRHVDLRPFVLVSPNKIYITPGGLTRVALKKGSLVVNSSQGGGTKDTWVLEE
- a CDS encoding alpha-E domain-containing protein, whose amino-acid sequence is MLGKTAGGLFWMFRYLERAENTARLVDAGLRIALTRSSSEEDEWASIVATSGVRDAYLDRHKAFDAERVVDFLLREQENPSSVLSAMEGARTNARLVRTALTREVWEATNEGWMTIRDRLAEPAESRDLPRILDTIRQQTALVRGTMHGTMLRNDIYDFARIGTYLERADNTARILDVKYYVLLPSAASIGSSLDNVQWETILRCVSAQRAYHWLNQGDVNPQSIADFLILDRRMPRSLAFCYDQLVDNLARLSEGYGVEYPSLGVAQRTRKDLKGQRIETIFEAGLHEFIERFVDRNNALGLEIERDFRFYE